The following proteins come from a genomic window of Paenibacillus swuensis:
- a CDS encoding class I SAM-dependent methyltransferase gives MFAAKDWIDYELLDTGDGDKLERWGDIILRRPDPQIIWPISQERQHWKAADAHYHRSSSGGGQWDYNKTLPERWKISYKELSFHIKPTNFKHTGLFPEQAVNWQWMIDKIQSAGRPIKVLNLFAYTGGATVASAYAGAEVCHVDAAKGMVQWAKENVQLSGLESRPVRYITDDVFKFVQREQRRGSKYDAIIMDPPSYGRGPNGETWKLETSLYPFVESCLSILSDNPLFFLINSYTTGISPTVLKNIMNITLKQKWGGTITSGEIGLPITKSGLMLPCGILSRWEA, from the coding sequence ATGTTTGCAGCTAAAGATTGGATCGATTATGAATTGTTAGACACAGGTGACGGTGACAAACTCGAGCGATGGGGCGATATTATTCTTCGCAGACCCGACCCTCAAATCATCTGGCCGATTAGTCAGGAACGTCAACATTGGAAGGCAGCGGATGCTCACTATCACCGTAGTTCTTCGGGCGGCGGACAATGGGATTATAATAAAACACTGCCTGAACGATGGAAAATATCTTATAAAGAACTTTCCTTTCATATAAAACCTACTAACTTTAAACATACAGGGCTGTTCCCTGAACAAGCTGTAAACTGGCAATGGATGATCGACAAGATTCAAAGCGCGGGACGTCCGATTAAAGTATTGAACTTGTTCGCATATACAGGTGGGGCGACTGTAGCTTCCGCTTATGCCGGTGCCGAGGTTTGCCATGTGGATGCCGCCAAAGGCATGGTGCAATGGGCGAAGGAGAATGTGCAGCTATCTGGATTGGAAAGCAGACCGGTACGTTACATCACGGATGATGTATTTAAGTTCGTGCAACGTGAACAAAGACGCGGCAGTAAGTATGATGCCATCATCATGGATCCTCCTTCATACGGACGCGGACCAAACGGAGAAACATGGAAACTTGAAACCAGCTTGTATCCGTTCGTAGAGTCATGCCTGAGCATTCTCTCTGACAATCCCCTGTTCTTCCTGATTAATTCCTATACAACAGGCATCTCGCCGACCGTATTAAAAAACATTATGAATATAACCTTGAAGCAAAAATGGGGCGGAACCATTACCAGCGGTGAGATCGGCTTGCCTATTACGAAGTCGGGATTGATGTTGCCTTGCGGAATCCTTTCCCGTTGGGAGGCTTAA
- a CDS encoding RluA family pseudouridine synthase: protein MSGTSPHIQVIYEDNHVLVVDKPVNIPSQEDDSGDLDMLRLLKQDLKIRYDKPGNVYLGLVQRLDRPVGGVMVFAKTSKAASRLSDQVRTRVLHKEYVAVVHGLLPQQTQLKVTHSLLKDTSVNTVKVVPAGTEGAKVAVLDYMVLGVSDGFSLVKITLHTGRPHQIRVQMAALGCPLYGDQKYGASVNKPGQQIALWSTLLSFPHPVTKEQLVHRSYPPQEHPWRLWKPDIYKFETFPNK from the coding sequence ATGTCAGGAACCTCACCGCACATTCAGGTGATCTATGAAGACAATCATGTATTGGTCGTGGATAAACCTGTGAATATACCTTCCCAGGAAGATGATTCAGGCGATCTGGATATGTTGCGGTTGTTGAAGCAAGATTTGAAGATTCGTTATGATAAGCCCGGAAATGTATATCTGGGCTTGGTTCAACGGTTGGACCGCCCCGTCGGCGGCGTTATGGTATTTGCCAAAACCTCCAAAGCCGCTTCGCGGCTTTCCGACCAGGTCCGCACACGTGTCCTGCACAAAGAATATGTAGCGGTTGTGCACGGGCTACTCCCCCAACAAACCCAATTGAAAGTAACACACAGCTTACTAAAGGACACTTCTGTTAATACAGTTAAAGTGGTACCTGCAGGAACTGAAGGCGCCAAAGTGGCGGTGTTGGACTACATGGTACTCGGGGTTTCTGATGGGTTTAGTTTAGTAAAAATTACGCTGCACACAGGTCGTCCACATCAGATTCGCGTTCAGATGGCAGCCCTCGGTTGTCCTTTGTACGGAGATCAGAAATACGGAGCAAGCGTCAATAAACCAGGTCAACAAATCGCATTGTGGTCCACCTTGCTCTCATTCCCTCATCCGGTAACGAAGGAACAGCTTGTACACCGGTCATACCCCCCTCAAGAACATCCTTGGCGACTATGGAAACCGGATATTTATAAATTCGAGACTTTTCCCAATAAATAA
- a CDS encoding MarR family winged helix-turn-helix transcriptional regulator translates to MFSKEFAKHWFKLSKDLKTHMENQLAPSITEGQLHVLEYLITKPSVKPSDLIHHLATTPAAITTILDRMEKNDLIRRERDANDRRIVWIHVTPKGESETRRGMEIRDKFIESYLNRISSHNQQLLIYLLGKVSNL, encoded by the coding sequence ATGTTCTCGAAAGAGTTTGCCAAGCACTGGTTTAAATTATCTAAAGACCTAAAAACACATATGGAAAATCAACTCGCTCCTTCTATTACGGAGGGCCAGCTTCATGTATTGGAATATTTGATTACAAAGCCTAGTGTTAAGCCATCGGACTTAATTCATCACCTTGCGACTACACCTGCCGCGATCACGACCATCTTGGATCGCATGGAAAAGAATGATTTGATACGCAGGGAAAGAGATGCTAACGATCGAAGAATTGTATGGATTCATGTAACACCCAAGGGGGAAAGTGAAACCCGCCGGGGGATGGAAATCCGGGACAAGTTTATTGAGTCTTACCTGAACCGGATTTCGTCACACAACCAGCAGTTGCTTATTTATTTATTGGGAAAAGTCTCGAATTTATAA
- the gyrA gene encoding DNA gyrase subunit A: protein MDVLENFLPAYLEEVVGDRFGRYSKYIIQDRAIPDVRDGLKPVQRRILYAMYDAGNTPDKPYRKSAKTVGDVMGNYHPHGDASIYEGMVRMAQYWKMGHMLVDGHGNWGSMDDDPAAAMRYTEARLSPIALELLRDIEKRTVLFKDNFDNTTKEPVVLPSRYPNLLVNGVSGISSGFATEIPPHNLREVIDACIRLMEQPNLTVEDIMHIVKGPDFPIGGIIMGEDGIRDAYKTGKGRIYIRSKTEIEELRGGKQQIVITELPYQIVKSRLVTAMENIRLEKKVEGVAEVRDESGRNGLRIVVELKKDADAQGILAYFLKKTDLQVTYNFNMVAIVNKTPMQLGLLEMLKAYIEHQKEVVTFRSQYDLEKAEDRAHVLEGLVKALDILDAVIETIRASKNRADAQNNLVQQFQFSERQADSILTLQLYRLTNLEITSLEKELKEANKLIAYLRGILSSEKKLIAVIKEELGEVRAKYGVDRRSVIQGQVEEIKLNPEVTFTPEDVYVTLSKEGYVKRTSLLSFTRSGGEIESTGLKEGDSLKYHREVNTIEKLLIFTQKGQYFLLPVHMIPEYKWKETGTAIVNIIPIAKEDRIVSVIPVKDFEQPERCLVFITKRGQVKRTELKEYFTTRSNGIVACKVGEGDEIIRVMLSDSINDLLIATRSGMSIRFHEAEVNPMGRVSGGVRGIQLKEDDEVIAAEWVAGDEGEIMVVSDTGYAKRSFLFDYPIQGRGGKGIITFEFKEGKRVKSNGISLIGMFACKEAMNVTLLTNTGKQVSFSTDQSPIEDRKSFGKSMVSLEKSEKVLEIMAVRPT, encoded by the coding sequence ATGGACGTGCTGGAGAATTTTCTTCCCGCCTATTTAGAAGAAGTCGTAGGGGACCGATTCGGCCGCTACTCCAAATATATTATTCAAGACCGTGCCATTCCTGACGTTCGGGACGGACTTAAACCGGTGCAACGGCGTATCTTGTACGCTATGTACGATGCCGGGAATACACCGGACAAGCCTTACCGTAAATCGGCGAAGACGGTCGGTGACGTAATGGGTAACTACCATCCTCACGGGGATGCGTCCATTTACGAAGGTATGGTGCGTATGGCCCAATATTGGAAGATGGGTCATATGCTGGTAGACGGTCACGGAAACTGGGGCTCCATGGATGATGATCCCGCTGCCGCTATGCGTTATACTGAGGCGCGGTTGTCTCCGATCGCGCTTGAATTGTTACGGGATATCGAGAAACGGACTGTGTTGTTTAAGGATAATTTCGATAATACAACCAAAGAACCTGTCGTCTTGCCTTCCAGATACCCGAATTTACTCGTAAACGGTGTTAGCGGAATTTCTTCGGGTTTCGCTACTGAAATTCCTCCGCATAATCTTCGAGAAGTCATTGATGCATGTATCCGTCTTATGGAACAGCCTAATCTAACCGTCGAAGACATCATGCATATTGTCAAAGGTCCGGATTTCCCGATCGGCGGTATCATTATGGGAGAAGACGGTATTCGAGATGCCTATAAGACGGGTAAAGGCCGAATTTATATCCGCTCCAAAACCGAGATTGAAGAGCTAAGGGGCGGTAAGCAACAGATCGTGATTACCGAATTGCCTTATCAGATCGTGAAGTCCCGCTTGGTTACAGCCATGGAAAACATTCGCTTGGAGAAGAAGGTTGAAGGGGTAGCAGAAGTTCGGGATGAGAGTGGACGGAACGGTCTGCGCATTGTGGTTGAACTCAAGAAAGATGCCGATGCCCAGGGTATTCTGGCGTACTTCTTGAAGAAAACAGATCTTCAGGTGACGTATAACTTCAACATGGTCGCGATTGTAAATAAAACGCCGATGCAGCTTGGCCTATTAGAGATGTTGAAGGCTTATATCGAGCATCAGAAGGAAGTAGTCACTTTCCGCTCCCAGTATGATTTGGAGAAGGCTGAAGATCGCGCGCATGTGCTCGAAGGCTTAGTTAAAGCGCTTGATATATTGGATGCGGTCATTGAAACCATCAGAGCATCCAAGAACCGAGCGGATGCTCAGAACAATCTGGTTCAACAGTTCCAATTCTCCGAGCGTCAAGCCGACTCTATTCTGACATTGCAATTGTATCGCCTGACGAACCTGGAAATTACCTCGCTAGAGAAGGAACTTAAAGAAGCGAATAAGTTAATTGCTTACCTAAGAGGCATCTTATCCAGCGAGAAGAAGCTGATCGCGGTCATTAAAGAGGAGCTCGGTGAAGTTCGCGCGAAATACGGAGTAGACCGCCGATCTGTTATTCAGGGACAAGTTGAAGAAATTAAGCTGAATCCTGAAGTTACATTTACCCCGGAAGACGTTTATGTGACTCTTTCCAAAGAGGGTTATGTTAAACGGACAAGCTTGTTATCCTTTACTCGTTCCGGCGGTGAGATTGAAAGCACAGGACTAAAAGAGGGCGACAGTCTCAAGTATCACCGAGAAGTGAACACCATTGAGAAACTGCTGATTTTCACGCAGAAGGGACAGTATTTCCTGTTGCCGGTTCATATGATACCGGAGTACAAGTGGAAAGAAACCGGTACGGCCATCGTTAATATTATTCCGATCGCCAAGGAAGACCGTATTGTTTCCGTGATTCCTGTGAAGGATTTCGAACAGCCTGAACGATGCTTGGTGTTTATTACGAAGCGAGGTCAAGTGAAACGCACGGAACTTAAAGAATACTTCACAACTCGTTCCAACGGTATTGTTGCTTGTAAAGTTGGCGAAGGGGATGAAATTATCCGCGTCATGCTGAGTGATTCCATTAATGATCTGTTGATCGCCACCCGTTCAGGCATGAGCATCCGGTTCCATGAAGCCGAAGTGAATCCGATGGGCCGTGTCTCCGGCGGTGTACGAGGCATTCAATTAAAGGAAGACGATGAAGTGATTGCGGCGGAGTGGGTAGCAGGCGATGAAGGTGAAATTATGGTTGTTTCCGATACGGGTTATGCCAAACGATCGTTCTTGTTTGATTATCCGATTCAAGGACGCGGGGGTAAAGGAATCATTACCTTCGAATTCAAGGAAGGCAAGCGCGTAAAATCGAACGGGATATCCCTAATCGGTATGTTCGCATGCAAAGAAGCAATGAACGTAACGTTGCTGACCAATACAGGTAAACAAGTTTCATTCTCAACCGATCAATCTCCAATTGAAGATCGTAAATCTTTCGGAAAGTCGATGGTTTCGTTGGAGAAATCAGAGAAAGTGCTAGAAATCATGGCGGTTAGACCTACCTAA
- the parE gene encoding DNA topoisomerase IV subunit B: protein MVEHMDLFTNQTPQQKTDYDADDIQVLEGLTAVRKRPGMYIGSTSTSGLHHLLWEIVDNAVDEHLAKHGSRIDVTIHKDQSVTVTDNGRGIPTGMHKTGIPTPQVVFTILHAGGKFGGSGYKKSGGLHGVGASVTNALSEWLQVEIYRDGKIHKQRFEYWVDDAGKEHVGEPVTGLEIAGNTNKTGTKVTFKPDIRVFQGGITMNYDTLYERLQELAFLNSGLLINLKDERSDKAETFKYDGGARHFVQYLNEDKAVLHEVIHFHSEKDDIEAEVALQYNDGYTETIASFVNSIPTRGGGTHETGFKIAYTRIMNEYARKTGLLKEKDKNLDGGDLREGMMAVINVKMSEVEFVGQTKDQLGSAAARSAVDSIVTDRMSVFLEENPQVAQTLVKKAVQASRAREAARKAREEVRTGKKGKSESSNLGGKLTPAQSKDRTKNELFIVEGDSAGGSAKQGRDSKHQAILPLKGKPMNPEKAKLPDILKNEEYRAIITAIGAGVGSEFEVEESNYSKIIIMTDADTDGAHIQVLLLTFFYRYMKPLLDAGKIYIAQPPLYKMTKKAGKNSVMKYAFTDDQLKEYSKEMGKNIELQRYKGLGEMNPDQLWETTMDPETRILLHVQIEDAAKAERRVSTLMGDKVDPRKRWIIENVDFTEYVE from the coding sequence ATGGTCGAGCACATGGACTTGTTTACAAACCAAACGCCACAGCAAAAAACCGACTACGATGCGGATGATATCCAGGTCCTTGAAGGTTTAACAGCGGTACGCAAACGTCCGGGAATGTATATAGGCAGTACCAGTACATCCGGTTTGCACCACTTGTTGTGGGAGATTGTCGATAATGCGGTGGATGAACACTTAGCCAAACATGGTTCCCGCATAGATGTCACTATACATAAAGATCAATCCGTTACCGTCACGGATAACGGCCGCGGAATTCCTACAGGTATGCACAAAACCGGGATTCCAACCCCTCAGGTTGTCTTTACCATCCTGCATGCGGGCGGGAAATTCGGAGGATCGGGATATAAGAAATCCGGAGGATTGCACGGGGTAGGCGCATCCGTCACGAACGCGTTGTCGGAATGGCTTCAAGTTGAAATATACCGGGATGGTAAAATTCATAAGCAGCGCTTCGAATACTGGGTAGATGATGCCGGTAAAGAACATGTCGGAGAACCGGTCACAGGACTTGAGATAGCCGGTAATACGAATAAGACCGGTACGAAAGTTACGTTTAAACCCGATATTCGCGTATTTCAAGGCGGAATCACAATGAACTACGACACGTTGTATGAACGCTTGCAAGAGCTCGCATTTCTGAATTCGGGTCTTCTGATTAACTTGAAAGACGAACGTTCGGACAAGGCAGAGACGTTTAAATATGACGGCGGAGCACGCCATTTCGTTCAGTATTTAAACGAAGATAAAGCGGTGTTGCATGAAGTCATTCATTTTCATTCGGAGAAAGACGATATTGAGGCTGAAGTAGCACTGCAATATAACGACGGCTATACTGAGACGATCGCTTCTTTCGTGAACTCGATCCCCACCCGTGGCGGCGGTACGCATGAAACGGGTTTTAAGATTGCATATACCCGGATCATGAATGAATACGCGAGAAAGACGGGGCTTCTTAAAGAGAAAGATAAAAATCTGGACGGCGGCGATTTACGCGAAGGGATGATGGCGGTTATTAACGTCAAGATGTCCGAAGTGGAATTCGTCGGACAGACGAAGGACCAATTGGGCAGCGCGGCCGCGAGAAGCGCTGTGGACTCCATTGTAACCGACCGGATGTCGGTATTTCTGGAAGAGAATCCGCAGGTGGCCCAGACGTTGGTAAAGAAAGCCGTGCAAGCCTCCAGAGCAAGAGAAGCGGCTCGTAAAGCGCGGGAAGAAGTGCGAACCGGCAAGAAAGGCAAGAGTGAAAGTTCTAATCTTGGCGGCAAACTGACTCCGGCGCAATCCAAGGACCGGACTAAGAACGAACTGTTCATCGTTGAGGGTGATTCAGCGGGAGGATCGGCTAAGCAAGGCCGGGATTCCAAGCATCAGGCGATTCTGCCGTTGAAGGGGAAACCGATGAATCCCGAAAAAGCAAAGTTGCCGGACATCTTGAAGAATGAAGAATATCGCGCAATCATTACCGCAATCGGCGCAGGCGTCGGTTCTGAATTTGAAGTGGAAGAAAGCAATTATTCCAAAATCATCATAATGACAGACGCGGACACGGACGGTGCGCATATTCAGGTACTGCTCCTTACTTTCTTCTACAGATATATGAAGCCTCTGCTGGATGCCGGTAAAATTTATATCGCACAGCCGCCTTTATACAAAATGACAAAAAAAGCAGGCAAAAATAGCGTAATGAAGTATGCTTTCACGGATGATCAATTGAAAGAGTACTCTAAGGAAATGGGTAAGAACATTGAACTTCAGCGCTATAAGGGCTTAGGGGAAATGAATCCTGACCAGCTATGGGAAACGACTATGGATCCTGAAACGCGTATTTTACTTCATGTGCAGATTGAAGATGCGGCTAAAGCGGAGAGAAGAGTATCTACCCTGATGGGGGATAAAGTAGATCCGCGGAAACGTTGGATTATCGAGAATGTAGATTTTACCGAATATGTAGAATAG
- a CDS encoding ABC transporter permease, with product MMVALVRNEVIKMLKKKRILVIVLILGVLIPIFTYARMVVAQNALEKIGSDWRLEIQQQITDYQNTLSSNRTPEEFKKWRRVAVQQLQYYLDHDVNPNSPNGVTFAREFMSNSVTLFFPLLVMAVASDIVSSERSGGTIKMLLTRPVRRWKILTSKLIATTLFISLIVTIAAVMSYVISGAVFGYKGWTEPVFTGFQTVGASVDTANVHAVPQWLYMIMQSGLIWFSALSVGCLALMVSVLVRSTAASIVTMMAVIIAGTILTNMASAWTSAKYLFMVNLNLANYLQGSPPPIEGMNLMFSVTVLSVWSVAALVIAYRVFTKQDILN from the coding sequence ATGATGGTTGCTTTAGTTCGGAATGAAGTTATCAAAATGCTCAAAAAAAAGCGGATCCTGGTCATTGTTTTGATCCTTGGTGTATTGATCCCAATCTTCACATATGCTAGGATGGTTGTCGCGCAGAATGCGCTTGAGAAAATCGGATCGGATTGGCGATTGGAGATTCAACAGCAAATTACAGATTATCAAAATACGTTAAGCAGCAACAGAACGCCCGAAGAGTTTAAAAAATGGCGCAGAGTAGCCGTTCAGCAGCTGCAATATTACCTTGATCATGATGTAAATCCCAATTCGCCGAACGGTGTAACGTTTGCCCGCGAATTTATGAGTAATTCGGTCACCCTCTTCTTCCCCTTATTGGTCATGGCTGTCGCTTCGGATATCGTGTCCTCCGAACGTTCGGGAGGGACCATCAAGATGCTGCTGACCCGTCCTGTTCGACGGTGGAAGATTCTGACTTCCAAGTTGATCGCAACGACATTGTTTATTTCTTTGATTGTCACCATTGCCGCGGTTATGAGTTATGTGATTTCCGGTGCGGTATTTGGATATAAAGGATGGACCGAGCCTGTGTTTACCGGGTTCCAGACCGTCGGCGCATCGGTGGATACGGCCAATGTCCATGCGGTACCCCAATGGCTTTACATGATCATGCAATCCGGTTTAATATGGTTCTCGGCCTTGTCGGTAGGGTGTCTTGCGTTAATGGTTTCCGTATTGGTTCGCAGTACGGCTGCGAGCATAGTCACCATGATGGCGGTGATCATTGCGGGAACGATTTTGACCAATATGGCTTCGGCCTGGACCAGCGCTAAATATTTATTTATGGTCAATTTAAACCTGGCCAATTACTTGCAGGGTTCACCGCCGCCGATTGAAGGGATGAACCTGATGTTTTCCGTCACGGTACTGTCTGTATGGTCTGTCGCGGCATTGGTGATTGCGTACCGCGTATTTACCAAGCAGGATATACTGAACTAA
- a CDS encoding ABC transporter ATP-binding protein has translation MRNQRQASSAPLADVTESTATAEPVLEVRNVVKRIGGKTIIKGISFDVREGEIFGFLGPNGSGKTTTIRMLVDLIKPSEGEVYICGHDVQKEPEKALTHVGCIVENPEMYPYLTGWENLAHFADMQPGISQARIQEVVDIVGMDQRIHDKVKTYSLGMRQRLGIAQALLGRPKLLILDEPTNGLDPKGIKELRQFIRKLADEGMSLFISSHLLSEIQLMCDRVAIISKGEVIAVGEVETLIQGAETYVVWDIDPAGEGRYILEQTPGVQFVPDHHPMMDEAVLAGKQGMITQMNPELIPEINDALVKSGIRVGSIQLIHPSLEELFLQLTESEGIA, from the coding sequence ATGAGAAATCAACGTCAGGCATCGAGTGCTCCTCTCGCTGATGTTACTGAGTCAACGGCAACAGCAGAGCCCGTTCTGGAGGTACGAAATGTGGTGAAACGCATAGGCGGGAAGACGATCATTAAAGGCATTTCTTTTGACGTCAGGGAAGGTGAGATTTTCGGGTTTCTGGGTCCTAACGGCTCAGGTAAGACGACAACGATCCGTATGCTGGTAGATTTGATCAAACCCAGTGAGGGCGAAGTTTACATTTGTGGTCATGATGTTCAGAAGGAGCCCGAGAAAGCATTAACCCATGTGGGTTGTATCGTAGAGAATCCTGAAATGTATCCATACCTTACCGGTTGGGAGAATTTAGCACATTTTGCGGATATGCAGCCAGGTATCTCACAAGCTAGAATACAGGAAGTTGTAGATATTGTCGGAATGGACCAACGTATTCATGATAAAGTAAAAACCTATTCTCTGGGTATGCGCCAAAGGCTAGGGATCGCGCAAGCCTTATTGGGCCGACCGAAGTTGCTGATCCTGGATGAGCCTACCAACGGGTTGGATCCCAAGGGAATTAAAGAGCTGCGTCAATTTATACGCAAACTTGCGGATGAAGGCATGAGCTTGTTTATATCCAGCCACCTATTGAGTGAAATTCAACTGATGTGTGACCGCGTGGCCATTATCTCCAAGGGTGAAGTGATTGCCGTCGGCGAAGTGGAAACGCTGATTCAAGGCGCCGAAACCTATGTGGTGTGGGATATCGATCCTGCTGGTGAAGGCAGATATATTCTGGAGCAGACGCCTGGTGTTCAATTTGTGCCAGACCATCATCCGATGATGGATGAAGCTGTTCTCGCGGGTAAACAAGGCATGATTACACAAATGAACCCGGAACTGATACCTGAAATCAACGATGCCCTGGTGAAATCCGGAATTCGTGTGGGTTCCATTCAGCTGATTCATCCATCACTTGAAGAATTATTCCTGCAATTGACGGAGAGTGAGGGTATTGCATAA
- a CDS encoding GDSL-type esterase/lipase family protein: MGKSRWMWGLVGIISLLSTLIFIFGFGYAVKDILNPTAVSVGDGPELNVLEEPLVTKEEIHIVALGDSLTRGTGDETGKGYVGHLLEKLAKASGKKVKLVGNLAVNGYRSDQLLYDLHNKKGEAYALKQANLVLLTIGGNDLSYAALEQSGGGNNLNEVSDIDPKKLEKQLKEPKENVKKIIEKIGKINPRAKIVYIGLYNPYYEADESKRSSLVIQQWNSGVFETLNQFPNMTLVPTQDLFEGQPTEYLAGDQFHPNGAGYERIADRVVQALE, from the coding sequence ATGGGAAAATCGCGATGGATGTGGGGCCTGGTAGGCATCATTTCACTTTTATCCACACTTATTTTTATATTCGGTTTTGGGTACGCAGTCAAAGATATACTAAATCCGACAGCCGTATCCGTGGGTGATGGTCCTGAATTAAATGTACTTGAGGAACCTTTGGTAACAAAAGAAGAGATTCATATTGTCGCGCTCGGCGATTCTTTAACTCGTGGCACCGGGGATGAAACGGGCAAAGGTTATGTGGGGCATCTGTTGGAGAAGTTAGCCAAAGCTTCGGGAAAAAAGGTGAAGCTGGTTGGGAACTTGGCAGTTAACGGCTATCGAAGCGATCAGTTACTCTATGACCTGCATAACAAAAAAGGTGAAGCCTACGCGCTAAAGCAAGCCAATCTTGTGTTGCTGACGATCGGAGGCAATGATTTGTCCTATGCGGCATTGGAGCAAAGCGGAGGAGGTAATAACCTTAATGAAGTGTCCGATATTGATCCCAAAAAGCTGGAGAAGCAACTTAAGGAACCGAAAGAGAATGTGAAAAAAATTATTGAAAAAATCGGCAAAATCAATCCGCGGGCGAAGATTGTTTACATCGGACTTTATAACCCTTATTACGAGGCGGACGAGAGCAAACGCAGCTCGCTTGTTATTCAGCAATGGAACAGCGGAGTATTTGAAACGCTGAATCAGTTCCCTAATATGACATTAGTGCCTACCCAAGATTTATTTGAAGGTCAACCCACTGAATATTTAGCAGGAGATCAATTTCATCCGAACGGGGCCGGCTACGAGCGAATAGCGGATCGTGTAGTTCAGGCACTCGAATAA